CTCCACGGCCGCCTGGACCTGGAGGAGGTGCAGCGGGTCTACCGCTACTTCCCGGAGGCGCCCCTGGTCTCCATCAGCTTCGCACAGCGGCAGCACCTGCCGCGCGCGAACTGGGTGGCCAACGTCTACAACGGCATCGTCCCCGAGCACTTCGTCCTGCGGAAGCAGCCGGGGGAGTACCTGGTCTTCCTGGGCCGCATCTCCCCGGAGAAGCGACCGGACCGGGCCATCGAGATCGCCCGTGCCGTGGACATGCCGCTGCGCATCGCGGCCAAGGTGGACCCTGCGGACAGCGAGTACTTCAAGCACGCCATCAAGCCGCTGCTGGACCACCCTCTGGTGGAGTTCGTGGGGGAGGTGGACGAGGCGGCCAAAGACGAGCTGCTGGGCGGAGCCTACGCCTACCTCTTCCCCGTGGACTGGCCGGAGCCGTTTGGCATCACCATGGTGGAGGCCATGGCCACAGGGACTCCGGTGATTGCCTCTGCCTGCGGCGCGGTCCCCGAGGTGGTGGTCCACGGGCGGACCGGATTCGTCTGCCGCACCCTCAAGGAGATGATCGAAGCTGTAGGCCGGGTGCCGGAGATCTCCCGGGAGGCCTGCCGGCGACACGTGGAGGAGCACTTCAGCGCCGCACGCATGACCAGCGCCTACGAAGCCGTCTATCAAACGCTACTGGTGCGGGCGCCCCAGCCCGTCGCCGCCTAGGGCCATGTCCGGGAGATCTCGCCTGGGACCGCCCGGGGTCCCCGGGAATTCGCGGCAGCGAAT
The nucleotide sequence above comes from Armatimonadota bacterium. Encoded proteins:
- a CDS encoding glycosyltransferase family 4 protein produces the protein MRIAQIAPLYESVPPKMYGGTERVVYGLTEELVRRGHQVTLFASGDSHTSAHLVPVCERGLRLARRLHDAVAFTTIELGMVYERAGEFDIIHNHADYFAFPFARLTRTPTLTTLHGRLDLEEVQRVYRYFPEAPLVSISFAQRQHLPRANWVANVYNGIVPEHFVLRKQPGEYLVFLGRISPEKRPDRAIEIARAVDMPLRIAAKVDPADSEYFKHAIKPLLDHPLVEFVGEVDEAAKDELLGGAYAYLFPVDWPEPFGITMVEAMATGTPVIASACGAVPEVVVHGRTGFVCRTLKEMIEAVGRVPEISREACRRHVEEHFSAARMTSAYEAVYQTLLVRAPQPVAA